The nucleotide sequence TATTACTTCACCAGGATCTTTTATAAAGTTCTTTAATCCTTCCTCAGAGTGTCTGTTTTCAACGCCTTTCAAATTAGGCCCGACCATTGATCTGTCAAAGCTGTGGCACATTATGCAATTTTCTTTGAATAGTGAGGCACCTGTTTCATTGAAATGAATACCTGCTGCTTTAGCTTTTTTATGGTTTATCCCATCGTCAGGAAAAGTAATACCTCCACAATAAATGACCTGCTCTTCTTTTAATTCTTTAGAGTACAGAAAAGCATAAACAAATACAGCAATAGCCAGTGCTGCGAGAAATGTTAGGCTGGCAAAAAGCCTGCTAAAAAGTTGCTTATTGCGCATGTTTTACT is from Cytophagaceae bacterium ABcell3 and encodes:
- a CDS encoding cytochrome c, which encodes MRNKQLFSRLFASLTFLAALAIAVFVYAFLYSKELKEEQVIYCGGITFPDDGINHKKAKAAGIHFNETGASLFKENCIMCHSFDRSMVGPNLKGVENRHSEEGLKNFIKDPGEVIKSGDPYAKELYELYQMLMPSFKHMSEAELDSIVEYIKYESIIR